From the genome of Nicotiana tabacum cultivar K326 chromosome 2, ASM71507v2, whole genome shotgun sequence:
CTTTAAATATTGTTGGTATTGAGGTTCCAAAGTAAACTGTTCGTCGCGGCAGATTCCATAGCCAATCTCGTGGGACGTCAATTGGGTTGAGGCTGGAGTCATGGTCTGCAAACACCTGAGAAATAAGAAAAATGCTACTGTGAAAACCTTATTAAATGGTAAAATGCTTATCTTTGACATGTTCGAGTGATGAGCTTAAAGTCGGCTGTATTCACCTCGTTAACTTGAAAGTATGTACCATTGAGCGGAAAGCTTCCTCTCATTGCCGTTCGACATGGTATCTGTTAGAGAAGTATATATAGAGATGATTAGAATTCTCAGACCGCTTTCCCATGACAAACATTACAGTTAGTTTGCTCTTTCTTTACCAGAATTGTCCCTCTCACTGTTTGAGAATGTGCTTCACGTAGGCTGTTGCATGCAAAGCATGTTTCATCATCACATAGCCTACCAGCCTCTTGGGAGTTGCACTTTATTGCAGGTGGATGAATAGAATCCGCTGTTTCACCTGAGATGGAATTGATACATGACAGAGAATAAGTTATTTTGAAAGCCTGGGGAAAAGTTAACCTATTTCGCCAAATTACCCTCTACCACTGTAACACAAGCTACTAATGAGATTGGAACCTGGGACTTGCATAGTTAGCTATGTGCAATTGTTCCTTACAAACATGAGTTATCTAATTCATCAGTTTTAGGGTTAAAGTAGTCGGAAGCGGATGCTTTGCCTTTAGCTTTTTCGAAACATCTCCTCCTATGTATTACATTACATTAATCTTACCAGGTGTCCATATTGCCAGAAGATAGGAGCATGGATCATCTGGTTCTCTTTTGTCGAACTGCAACATGAAAAGATGCAATTATCGGGAGGATTAATTTCAATATCAGCTTACATGCTGCTTATATATGAATATTAAACTGATGTAGTATCACTGACCCCTTCTAGGAGAGGATGAGAATCCGAAAGTTCATATCTGTGGATGGAGAAACAGTTGATAGTAAGTGCAAACAAATTTAGAAGAACTGTATGAAATAATAGGCTACCCTCCCATATTGGGCTATCTATCAGAAGTTATTGCAcatctttactttattttatgaTGTAGATATCAGGAGCATCCACTTACACTTGATGTTCAGTTCTGAGCCGGCTTATATGCTTAAGTTTAGGCACGGGAATCGATGCAGCTTCTGGAGTTAAAGCGACCAAGGCTTTTGACATTTCTACCTGTTGAAGCTCCATATTGTTTTCCATAAATTTCCTCACATTTTGAGTGAACTCTGCCATATTCAATGTAATTGTAGGAATTTCATTAGGATCTTCAAAGTAAGCATCTTCAATGTCAACTTCGGGAGCTTTTTGCTCTGGCTCAGGCGAGGCAAGCTCTTCTACAATGGGCTCTGGTGTTGCTGGCACTTCAATAATAGGTGCGGAGTTGATCAATTTGGAATGCTCTAATGGTGTTTGATCAGCCTGAGGTAAGGGCAGCGACAGTTGGCTGAAGTTCTGGAATGGATTCTGGCCAGCTGCTTTGTTTTCTGTTGCACTCACAATGCTTTTCTCTTCTGGTGCTGGAAGGGCAAGCCTTGCGCTGAATGAGGATTGTGTCAAATACCATATGTGAAACACAATGCATTCAATCTTTAGACTAGTAAATTGCTAATCTAGTTGTAAGGCATTACTGAATGTGCTGACCATAAGGGTATTGGCTTGAGTTTGGCAGTTGAGATGTAGCAGTTCTATCTTATACCAGAAGAAATCAGTAAATATTAAAGTTTCTATTGAAGTTGCTTCATCACTGACGACACTGAGTGACTGACCAATTTGTCAAATGGTTCATTTTTGAGTTTAAGTGCTGGTGGATTAGCTTAAATGCAAATTTGTGTTGCCTAAGTAGATTCGTCAAATCTTGTTTCAGTGGCCACAATTCTGGAACTATGATTCTTTGGTTTAGGTGTAGAAAAGCTTGAGAAGAACTAATAAAGATGGACATACATGAGATAAATAAATTCTTGCAAGAAAGTATATAGACTAATAGGCAAACCTTGCAAAAGCACTTGCGAAGTGTCTACATTCTCCTCTCAATGGACATGCATTGCAGTTGGGTTTGCTTTTTGTACAGAAGACCTAACAAAGTAGCAAATGAACTTGATTTAAACTGTGATTGCACATATACACCAGTTTTAGGGGAGAGTAACTACTGGTATTGGCATACCtttccaaaagtgatcatatggtAATGCAACTCATATCTGTAATCAAGTAGGGTTTGAATCAGTAAATGCATCACTTGATAAGAAGAAAAAGTAATTTTCTATGTTAAGTATTATGCATGTATATAATTTATTATTCCCTTTACAAAAATCAACTACCTGAATCTACTAGTCTGTCACACAAATCTCTGCACTTTCTTACAATCAAAATCTTTTCTTCCACTATGCAGTATACTGTTATAATTGGATCACTTACATTTAATAACAAACTAGTGCTTGTTGCCCAGGCCTGGGAAAAATTGGTTTTCGAGAAAAGAATGTTACTTACAATGTTCTCTGATCGAGCTTGCAGAGACGTGGCCAGAGGTACTTTTGAATTGACTCCAGCACTGGGTACCTGTAGAAACAGCAGAGTTAGACTATGTAGGCAATTTTAGAAAATTTACGTAGACAAGATACTCACAATTCCAGAAGATGCAACTGTAGCGATTCCGGCAATGGCTGCAGGGGCACCCATCCCAGTCTAACGGCTATACGGCCAACGTTTGTGTCGACCTTGTTAAAGACACGAAGGCATTAGTGGGAACACATGGCTATTTTTCATATTAATTACCTCTTCAAAAGTTGGTTCAGAAATCTTACAGGGAAAGCAAGGTGGTGAAGTGTTAAAAGTCGCACACACTCTACGCTCTTCAGGCCCAAGCCCCTGATGCTTAATAGATACTCTCTGAGACCATACATGTGTATTTGTTTAGTCGGTGAATAATAGTTTGATAAACATTGAGAAATTATTTGCTCAATTGCAAGCTTACTTTGCTTTGTCTGGTGGAACGTCTCTCAGCCATTCAAGATCAATACTTCCATGTTCTCTAAAAATCCGATTAAGGAAATCCTGCAATTGTTCATTTCTTTTCATTGAGCAATTTCTTAGGGTTTCGGGAATTACTGTAATAGATGAATAAAGGTGTTCAGATTTGAAAAGAATTAGGTTATTCATTGCAATTTTCATGTGTGTACCTTGATTCTCTCTGCTAGCATATTGTTCATTCCCCGTTCTCTGATGGTATGGGCTATCTCATTGACATCTGCACACCTCACTGCTTCCCAGTCCAGTGAATCCATTATGTTTGCTGTCCTTTCTCTTTTCTTACCATTGTTCTGAGCCTGTAACCTTAAACTGTCCCAGTCAACATTCTGTTTCTCTTTTCCAGGCCGTTTCCTTTTTGCTTTAGGATTGTCATTTGCTCTGTCTAATGTGCTATCAGCATGATGTTTTTCGTTGTTTGAGTTCGACTTCAAAGCTATGTGCTCAGACTTGCATGAATCGACAACTACACTGACCTCCTCTCTGACATCTACAATGGCTTCTGAAAATGTTGGTGCTTCTGCTACTCGCTGCATATTGTAGTTGCTCTCTTCAATTTGGATTTGTAGCTCAAAGTTGGCTACTGGATCATCAATTGTTGCTATATCCACCTTGTTTTCATGGTGATTGCGTGAGATTTTAGCCTCACTCCTCATCTCTTCATGCAGTTCTTGATTTGTAGATTCTGCTGATAATTTACTTTGTTCAGTTGCACTGAGTTTCCTTGAGAGATCTGGAAATTTTGCAGCTTCTTCCAAGTCGTCTTTGCACTTGGTTCCTTGTGCTCCTACATTAGGCATCAGACATGAGTCCAAATAGCTACGAGGACAAGCATTTTCTAGTGAGCCTTTGTGATTCTCCTCATCCTTCTGGAAGTGTGAACAACATGCCACATGTAGTTGGCCATGTACATCTGTTTCTGGTAAGATGTTTTCACTGTTCTGATCCTGGACTCCATGTGATTTCAAAGTTCCTGCCATCTGTAGTAACTTCAAAAATGATGTGGAGCCAGAAAAGTTGCTTGATTCAATTCCTTCCAAAGGTTGAACAACCGGAAAGTTAACAGAATTTTGAGAAGAAAGTACAGAATTCTGAGAAGAGAGCAAATCGTCTGGTCCTATTTGATCCTCCGAAAAACTTGTTGCTGCATTAGCTGTAGCCGATCCATACATTGCTGATTCATGATGCACACATGAACTTTCTCTAGAAGAACCAGGTTGCTGCGATATGGAATTTTCAGTTGGACTAATGCAGTTAGTGCTATTTTCACTTGATTCAATGCTGTTAACAACTGTTTTTTCATCGTTTGATTCTGCACCAGAGATTCTCAAGAAATTCTGACCAAGAGTTGGTTGACTTGATTGATCATCATGCCATCCAATTGTATCATCAGCCTCCAGGCCACTCACTTCAGGTTCTTCAATTATGATCCCTGTTCTCTCTTCATGCTTTTCAGTACCAGCTTTTGACTTAAGAGGGAATTGAGCAGCAAGCGACATGAATGCCGAGCTAAAAAGCAGATAAAATGCTTTATTGGAAGTCAATGTTTTAAATGTCTTATGGATGTACCAGAAAAAggagaaattaaaaaagaaaccTGTGGTGTAAAGTCCAGCTTACCTAGAAAGGTGGTCTGAGACATTCTGTGTCAGGAAAACTCCAACTACAGAGTCTACAACAGATCCCTTCCAAGGAGAGAATCGCCTGTCTCCTGGCTCACCGAAAAATAGGAAATGGTCAATGATACAAAAGATGACAATGTTACATGCACATCTTGCTTGTTTCTGGTATGGCCCTTTGTGAAATAAAGTTTTCTGGAGGACAAAGGAAAAACAACAAGGTAACATGGAATCTCGTTTAAGGTTGATGGATTGGTGTGCAATCCTAGTGTTAAGCTGATCATGACTTCTATTGGTATGACGAGGGTTTAGTTGCAGGTTGTTTTGCATCAAAATTAAATCTATTATCTTAATAGTTTGCTGATATTATATGATTAATGTGTAACGATCTAAGACTTTTGCAGATGAAGATATAGGGACAGGCTTGCTTCTTCCATCATAATCCCCTTTCTCTTTACGGGACTGTACATTTGTATAGATACGTGTCATGCTGGATTTTAGGTT
Proteins encoded in this window:
- the LOC107792081 gene encoding DNA glycosylase/AP lyase ROS1 isoform X2; this encodes MDGRQGSSIPQTEDFQIANSWLPTTPAKPSLSSICGNRQQNQLAQDNGLELKRISQGQGLSQVNQLELRSFLQEPEGRHVPACPGSTNSATVTEYFDTWEAAPGTKSKMYGDNNIKMYNNFSSTDDVDKWSNVSFGHLLALAHAAGSTAAAENAETNFTMSGSFNPLVSSQDADGSSICSRFPFNLNSPTDEVLRSNNTVHFEPITPDQIKNKGGRASDESNLDINETPLPSHMQSCEDTLKRAQANDPQQKKEQSGLVLNVSELQESHKPDKADEQDAEQNNTPQQKRRRKKHRPKVVIEGQPRRTPKPKKNQQHRSKETTGEKRKYVRRNKVEEPLCTPSDKVDGMTSPQSQLPSSREIQRAKRRYVRRNKVNKPAPNPVEDETIDPPNISRPRRSCRKSLNFDSESRLSDESSSHWPSSTVEDLHENQSRSSVHLGKDIEVTTGKTELGTVYDIACSRGKCKIIFSDETHDKQASISEMTPKNLYDSNCSSSACLIQETPERALKRQHSFRTNEAELYSTNVKGAYFNSMQAYQAILPANEPYAHSTQGMHFPTIYKKKRTEKGHPTATPFTCETNYLSLSQCNIGLSQASTSANDKANNRMWNPELVPAFVEAEGLRRKRSKGISKVRDLASLLEICKHFPTPPAKEASISEFGERYSYQPNTCMEALVADTRAIMKTKKRSKRSILVSSTASYMYAQQQFTTNARGFLPAITWRSPIEEIAECLQHLDLNRESIQDQYQYGEITYQNKFQAENALVIYRRDGSIVPFAGSFIRRRKPRPKVDLDDETARVWKLLLQDINSEGIDGTDEDKAKWWEEERGVFHGRVDSFVARMRLVQGDRRFSPWKGSVVDSVVGVFLTQNVSDHLSSSAFMSLAAQFPLKSKAGTEKHEERTGIIIEEPEVSGLEADDTIGWHDDQSSQPTLGQNFLRISGAESNDEKTVVNSIESSENSTNCISPTENSISQQPGSSRESSCVHHESAMYGSATANAATSFSEDQIGPDDLLSSQNSVLSSQNSVNFPVVQPLEGIESSNFSGSTSFLKLLQMAGTLKSHGVQDQNSENILPETDVHGQLHVACCSHFQKDEENHKGSLENACPRSYLDSCLMPNVGAQGTKCKDDLEEAAKFPDLSRKLSATEQSKLSAESTNQELHEEMRSEAKISRNHHENKVDIATIDDPVANFELQIQIEESNYNMQRVAEAPTFSEAIVDVREEVSVVVDSCKSEHIALKSNSNNEKHHADSTLDRANDNPKAKRKRPGKEKQNVDWDSLRLQAQNNGKKRERTANIMDSLDWEAVRCADVNEIAHTIRERGMNNMLAERIKDFLNRIFREHGSIDLEWLRDVPPDKAKEYLLSIRGLGLKSVECVRLLTLHHLAFPVDTNVGRIAVRLGWVPLQPLPESLQLHLLELYPVLESIQKYLWPRLCKLDQRTLYELHYHMITFGKVFCTKSKPNCNACPLRGECRHFASAFASARLALPAPEEKSIVSATENKAAGQNPFQNFSQLSLPLPQADQTPLEHSKLINSAPIIEVPATPEPIVEELASPEPEQKAPEVDIEDAYFEDPNEIPTITLNMAEFTQNVRKFMENNMELQQVEMSKALVALTPEAASIPVPKLKHISRLRTEHQVYELSDSHPLLEGFDKREPDDPCSYLLAIWTPGETADSIHPPAIKCNSQEAGRLCDDETCFACNSLREAHSQTVRGTILIPCRTAMRGSFPLNGTYFQVNETMTPASTQLTSHEIGYGICRDEQFTLEPQYQQYLKA
- the LOC107792081 gene encoding DNA glycosylase/AP lyase ROS1 isoform X1 gives rise to the protein MDGRQGSSIPQTEDFQIANSWLPTTPAKPSLSSICGNRQQNQLAQDNGLELKRISQGQGLSQVNQLELRSFLQEPEGRHVPACPGSTNSATVTEYFDTWEAAPGTKSKMYGDNNIKMYNNFSSTDDVDKWSNVSFGHLLALAHAAGSTAAAENAETNFTMSGSFNPLVSSQDADGSSICSRFPFNLNSPTDEVLRSNNTVHFEPITPDQIKNKGGRASDESNLDINETPLPSHMQSCEDTLKRAQANDPQQKKEQSGLVLNVSELQESHKPDKADEQDAEQNNTPQQKRRRKKHRPKVVIEGQPRRTPKPKKNQQHRSKETTGEKRKYVRRNKVEEPLCTPSDKVDGMTSPQSQLPSSREIQRAKRRYVRRNKVNKPAPNPVEDETIDPPNISRPRRSCRKSLNFDSESRLSDESSSHWPSSTVEDLHENQSRSSVHLGKDIEVTTGKTELGTVYDIACSRGKCKIIFSDETHDKQASISEMTPKNLYDSNCSSSACLIQETPERALKRQHSFRTNEAELYSTNVKGAYFNSMQAYQAILPANEPYAHSTQGMHFPTIYKKKRTEKGHPTATPFTCETNYLSLSQCNIGLSQASTSANDKANNRMWNPELVPAFVEAEGLRRKRSKGISKVRDLASLLEICKHFPTPPAKEASISEFGERYSYQPNTCMEALVADTRAIMKTKKRSKRSILVSSTASYMYAQQQFTTNARGFLPAITWRSPIEEIAECLQHLDLNRESIQDQYQYGEITYQNKFQAENALVIYRRDGSIVPFAGSFIRRRKPRPKVDLDDETARVWKLLLQDINSEGIDGTDEDKAKWWEEERGVFHGRVDSFVARMRLVQGDRRFSPWKGSVVDSVVGVFLTQNVSDHLSSSAFMSLAAQFPLKSKAGTEKHEERTGIIIEEPEVSGLEADDTIGWHDDQSSQPTLGQNFLRISGAESNDEKTVVNSIESSENSTNCISPTENSISQQPGSSRESSCVHHESAMYGSATANAATSFSEDQIGPDDLLSSQNSVLSSQNSVNFPVVQPLEGIESSNFSGSTSFLKLLQMAGTLKSHGVQDQNSENILPETDVHGQLHVACCSHFQKDEENHKGSLENACPRSYLDSCLMPNVGAQGTKCKDDLEEAAKFPDLSRKLSATEQSKLSAESTNQELHEEMRSEAKISRNHHENKVDIATIDDPVANFELQIQIEESNYNMQRVAEAPTFSEAIVDVREEVSVVVDSCKSEHIALKSNSNNEKHHADSTLDRANDNPKAKRKRPGKEKQNVDWDSLRLQAQNNGKKRERTANIMDSLDWEAVRCADVNEIAHTIRERGMNNMLAERIKDFLNRIFREHGSIDLEWLRDVPPDKAKEYLLSIRGLGLKSVECVRLLTLHHLAFPVDTNVGRIAVRLGWVPLQPLPESLQLHLLELYPVLESIQKYLWPRLCKLDQRTLYELHYHMITFGKVFCTKSKPNCNACPLRGECRHFASAFASARLALPAPEEKSIVSATENKAAGQNPFQNFSQLSLPLPQADQTPLEHSKLINSAPIIEVPATPEPIVEELASPEPEQKAPEVDIEDAYFEDPNEIPTITLNMAEFTQNVRKFMENNMELQQVEMSKALVALTPEAASIPVPKLKHISRLRTEHQVYELSDSHPLLEGFDKREPDDPCSYLLAIWTPGETADSIHPPAIKCNSQEAGRLCDDETCFACNSLREAHSQTVRGTILIPCRTAMRGSFPLNGTYFQVNEVFADHDSSLNPIDVPRDWLWNLPRRTVYFGTSIPTIFKGLTTESIQHCFWRGFVCVRGFDKKTRAPRPLMARLHFPASRLSKTKGKPDEN